A stretch of SAR116 cluster alpha proteobacterium HIMB100 DNA encodes these proteins:
- a CDS encoding NAD-dependent aldehyde dehydrogenase (PFAM: Aldehyde dehydrogenase family), translated as MDYAHYIDGSWVDDSDFSENINPANTEDIVGRFARGDAGRVDQAVAAAAAAQPDWAGASPQVRHDVLEKAGALIMSRKDELGRLLAREEGKTLAEAVGETIRAAQIFKFFAGEALRNLGDAVASVRPGVDVMMEREAVGIVGLITPWNFPIAIPAWKIAPALAFGNAVVMKPAELTPACAWELAKILDEAGCPKGVFNLVMGAGSVIGARIAEHPDIDAVSFTGSVPTGRQIGVTCASLGKKVQMEMGGKNPMVVMDDADLQVAIGACLNGAFFSTGQRCTASSRLIVTKGIYDQFVDAFTEAADQLVVGDPLDSATQIGPVVDGKQLQQNVDYVKLAADEGCDVRGGDIQNGPGFFQKPAVFARATNEMRVSREEIFGPCASVIKAEDYDEALQLANDTDFGLSAGICTTSLKNATDFRKKSKAGMVMVNLPTAGVDYHVPFGGRKGSSYGPREQGGYAREFYTIVKTSYISA; from the coding sequence ATGGATTACGCACATTACATTGACGGAAGCTGGGTTGATGACAGCGACTTTTCTGAAAATATAAACCCTGCAAACACTGAAGATATCGTTGGCCGGTTTGCCCGCGGAGATGCGGGGCGCGTTGATCAGGCTGTTGCCGCCGCCGCGGCCGCCCAGCCTGACTGGGCAGGGGCCAGCCCGCAAGTCCGTCATGATGTACTGGAAAAAGCAGGTGCGCTGATTATGTCGCGCAAAGATGAGCTCGGCCGCCTGCTGGCGCGCGAAGAAGGCAAGACCCTGGCTGAGGCCGTCGGAGAGACCATTCGGGCAGCACAGATTTTCAAATTCTTTGCTGGTGAAGCTCTGCGCAACCTTGGCGATGCGGTTGCATCTGTGCGTCCGGGTGTTGATGTCATGATGGAACGAGAGGCAGTCGGAATCGTCGGCTTGATCACACCATGGAATTTTCCGATTGCGATTCCGGCCTGGAAAATCGCCCCTGCGCTGGCCTTTGGTAATGCAGTGGTTATGAAACCAGCTGAACTGACCCCCGCCTGTGCGTGGGAATTAGCAAAAATACTGGATGAAGCTGGCTGCCCAAAGGGCGTGTTTAATCTGGTGATGGGAGCCGGGTCTGTCATTGGGGCGCGAATTGCCGAACATCCCGACATTGATGCGGTCAGTTTCACCGGTTCTGTGCCCACCGGCCGCCAAATCGGCGTGACTTGTGCCAGCCTAGGCAAAAAAGTCCAGATGGAAATGGGGGGCAAAAACCCTATGGTGGTGATGGATGATGCTGACCTTCAGGTGGCCATCGGGGCCTGCCTGAATGGTGCCTTTTTCTCGACCGGTCAACGCTGTACAGCCTCTTCACGCCTGATTGTCACCAAAGGCATTTATGATCAGTTTGTTGATGCCTTTACCGAGGCTGCAGATCAATTGGTGGTAGGTGACCCGCTGGATAGCGCCACCCAAATCGGCCCTGTTGTTGATGGCAAACAGCTGCAGCAGAATGTCGATTATGTCAAATTGGCAGCTGATGAAGGCTGTGACGTGCGGGGCGGTGATATCCAGAATGGCCCAGGCTTTTTCCAGAAACCTGCTGTATTTGCAAGAGCAACAAATGAAATGCGGGTTTCCCGTGAGGAAATTTTTGGTCCCTGTGCTTCGGTAATCAAGGCTGAAGATTATGATGAAGCTCTGCAGCTGGCCAATGATACTGATTTTGGCCTGTCTGCGGGCATTTGCACAACGTCACTGAAAAACGCCACCGATTTCCGCAAAAAATCAAAAGCAGGAATGGTGATGGTGAACCTGCCAACAGCAGGGGTGGATTATCATGTGCCGTTTGGCGGGCGTAAAGGGTCCAGCTATGGCCCGCGTGAACAAGGTGGCTATGCCCGCGAATTCTATACAATCGTCAAAACCAGCTATATCAGCGCCTAG
- a CDS encoding enolase superfamily enzyme related to L-alanine-DL-glutamate epimerase (PFAM: Mandelate racemase / muconate lactonizing enzyme, C-terminal domain; Mandelate racemase / muconate lactonizing enzyme, N-terminal domain) yields MKITAIRAYALNVTAELDITSEVKTAAHQVCVVEIDTDEGITGHGLTSIGPSVPIKAAILSVAAPELLGDDPLRHEQIWDKLYWLLVPRGQSGVGMHAIAAIDIALWDIKGKALNQPIWKLLGGARDKCPVYATFGFGFYRTEELAEAAQNWQQRGFHRLKMTVGNQALKRRDEPRLLADVIAEDAIRVQTVREAAGPKAELFIDANCSLDLYHARALCSMIESYHIEFFEEPITQNDVRQMAELRTQTSIRLACGQNEGQAYRFRDMMIAGAVDIIQPNVAITGGFTQCQKIAALANSFNISVDNGGAWPFFNQHLQAGVSNGGLVEYHYSSVEVCSKIYDGLPVPKDGWLEMSNKPGLGFDLNTAALTAFEID; encoded by the coding sequence ATGAAAATTACCGCTATTCGGGCTTATGCACTGAATGTGACAGCTGAATTGGATATCACTTCTGAGGTGAAAACAGCCGCACATCAGGTCTGTGTAGTGGAAATTGACACAGATGAAGGCATAACCGGGCACGGGTTGACCTCTATCGGGCCGTCAGTGCCGATAAAGGCCGCCATACTGTCTGTTGCTGCACCTGAACTGCTTGGGGATGACCCGCTGCGGCATGAGCAGATTTGGGATAAACTGTATTGGCTTTTGGTTCCGCGTGGCCAGTCTGGCGTGGGCATGCATGCAATCGCCGCAATTGATATTGCCTTGTGGGACATCAAAGGCAAGGCCCTGAACCAGCCGATTTGGAAGCTGCTGGGGGGGGCACGCGACAAATGTCCTGTTTATGCGACTTTTGGCTTTGGGTTTTACCGTACAGAAGAACTGGCTGAAGCTGCGCAAAACTGGCAGCAACGAGGTTTTCATCGGCTGAAAATGACGGTCGGGAACCAGGCCCTGAAGCGCAGGGATGAGCCTCGCCTATTAGCCGATGTGATTGCTGAGGATGCCATACGTGTGCAGACAGTGCGTGAGGCGGCAGGACCAAAAGCTGAATTATTTATAGACGCGAATTGCAGCCTTGATCTGTATCACGCCCGTGCCCTCTGCTCTATGATTGAATCCTATCATATTGAGTTTTTCGAAGAGCCGATCACACAAAATGACGTGCGGCAGATGGCTGAATTACGGACCCAAACATCTATCCGCCTGGCCTGTGGTCAAAATGAAGGCCAGGCTTATCGGTTCAGAGATATGATGATCGCCGGAGCGGTAGATATCATCCAGCCAAATGTGGCCATTACCGGCGGCTTTACCCAATGTCAGAAGATAGCCGCCCTTGCGAACAGCTTTAACATCTCGGTTGATAATGGCGGGGCCTGGCCCTTTTTTAACCAGCATCTTCAGGCTGGCGTATCCAATGGCGGGCTGGTGGAATATCATTACAGCTCTGTTGAGGTGTGCAGCAAGATATATGACGGCCTGCCCGTTCCCAAAGATGGCTGGCTGGAGATGAGCAATAAACCTGGTCTGGGGTTCGATCTCAATACTGCAGCGCTTACCGCGTTTGAGATCGATTAA
- a CDS encoding enoyl-CoA hydratase/carnithine racemase (PFAM: Enoyl-CoA hydratase/isomerase family), whose amino-acid sequence MAEMTTSEDELIYQAADGIGIITLNRPHRRNALTFAMYEQIKQICARAGTADDPDKLKVIIFKGAGDAAFAAGTDISQFKTFSSGDDAIAYEEMIEAVLHEIEQCAITTIAALNGFVTGGGAAIAAACALRIGSQSVRVGVPIAKTLGNCLAIANLKRFVALIGEARTTHILLTAQLIDAEEAKLAGFITELLDDQAAVEARALELATSITESAPLTIKATLTGIRRLRAATQLPDDHDLITMCFGSDDFKEGVSAFFEKRPADWSGK is encoded by the coding sequence ATGGCTGAGATGACCACATCTGAAGATGAGTTGATTTATCAGGCTGCTGACGGGATCGGCATCATTACTTTGAACCGGCCGCACCGGCGCAATGCGCTGACATTTGCGATGTATGAGCAGATCAAACAGATTTGCGCTCGAGCAGGTACCGCAGATGACCCCGACAAGCTGAAAGTAATCATTTTTAAAGGTGCAGGCGATGCCGCTTTTGCTGCGGGCACCGATATTTCTCAGTTTAAAACTTTTTCCAGCGGTGATGATGCCATCGCTTACGAAGAAATGATCGAAGCTGTCCTGCATGAGATTGAACAATGTGCGATCACCACAATCGCAGCGCTGAACGGTTTTGTGACAGGCGGCGGTGCGGCCATTGCTGCTGCTTGTGCGCTGCGTATTGGCAGCCAGTCTGTACGTGTTGGTGTTCCAATAGCAAAAACCCTCGGCAATTGTCTGGCAATTGCCAATCTGAAACGATTCGTCGCTCTGATTGGCGAAGCACGAACCACACATATCCTGCTAACTGCCCAATTAATTGACGCAGAAGAAGCCAAGCTGGCTGGTTTCATTACCGAATTGCTGGATGATCAAGCAGCAGTTGAAGCGCGCGCGCTTGAGCTGGCAACGTCAATCACTGAATCTGCACCGCTGACGATAAAGGCCACTTTGACAGGCATTCGGCGCTTACGCGCAGCAACACAATTGCCAGATGATCATGATTTAATCACAATGTGTTTTGGCAGTGACGACTTTAAAGAGGGCGTATCGGCATTTTTCGAAAAGCGACCTGCTGATTGGTCTGGCAAGTAA
- a CDS encoding FAD/FMN-dependent dehydrogenase (PFAM: FAD binding domain; FAD linked oxidases, C-terminal domain), which translates to MSDRFSRGRYATDASIYQMLPHGVVVPETIDDVRVALAFARDHGLSVLPRGGGTSQCGQTVNHALVIDNTKHLKRLLSLDVENRRCVVEPGIVLDDLNRQLKPHGLWFPVDVSTSSRATIGGMTGNNSCGGRSIRYGIMRDNVTAIDAIMADGSDSRFAALDGDGLSGMLADLWPQLEALGRDNQEEILTRFPQILRRVGGYNIDALIPDAMALRPGGQAGDGLNLAHLLVGSEGTLAYSTAIELKLSPLPAKKIMGICHFPTFYKAMDAAQHLVTLDPVAVELIDDTMLELARSIPIFKPIVEEAVRGAPAALLVVEFAEEDEAENLRRLKRLHEMMSDLGFGWDKAADWTGGVIDAIDPGLQGRVAEMRKSGLNIMMSMKQSAKPVSFVEDCAVELKHLADYTAGLTEIFEKHGTRGTWYAHASVGCLHVRPVLDMKMGADVEKMRSIAEEAFALVQHYGGSHSGEHGDGIVRSEFNEVMFGPKMAALFRQVKAMFDPNGLFNPGKIIDAPDMDSRDLFRFAPGYSVDEFPTQLDWSAWPGAAGGLQGAVEMCNNNGACRKLEGGVMCPSFRATGDEKDSTRGRANTLRLALSGQLGPEAMASDEMAETMKLCVSCKGCKRECPTGVDMARMKIEVTALRAADKGLSLHDRLIAYLPAYAPLAARCSGLVNLLQSARRHIPVLSSVLEKLTGFTARRDLPKWAPHPFRDAEADSAPEGAKPVILFADTFNRYFEPENLRAALRVLNAAGYQVFIPASDNSIPLCCGRTYLSAGLVDKARQRAEHLVNTYLPFAEQGIPVVGLEPSCTLALRDEVPALLASAAARTVAEHVLTFEELLARDKPELKLSKSGGQALLHGHCHQKAFDVVKPVETVLSELAGFEVEQIETSCCGMAGAFGYGADTFDISMKMGASKLFPKVEQASADTVVVADGTSCRCQIADGTGRDARHVAAILADRL; encoded by the coding sequence ATGTCAGATCGCTTTTCGCGGGGCCGCTATGCAACAGATGCGTCTATTTATCAGATGCTGCCACATGGTGTCGTGGTGCCTGAAACGATTGATGATGTGCGTGTTGCTTTGGCGTTTGCGCGTGACCATGGCTTGTCCGTTTTGCCGCGCGGAGGCGGGACATCACAATGCGGTCAGACGGTTAATCATGCGTTGGTGATTGATAATACAAAACATTTGAAGCGACTATTGTCTTTGGATGTTGAAAACAGGCGTTGTGTGGTTGAACCAGGGATCGTTTTGGATGATTTGAACCGCCAGCTGAAACCTCATGGGCTATGGTTTCCGGTCGATGTATCCACCTCCAGCCGGGCCACAATTGGTGGCATGACAGGCAATAATTCTTGCGGAGGCCGATCTATCCGGTATGGGATTATGCGCGATAACGTGACCGCGATTGATGCGATTATGGCAGATGGGTCGGACAGCCGTTTTGCTGCATTAGATGGTGACGGCCTCAGCGGCATGTTGGCTGACCTCTGGCCGCAGCTGGAGGCGCTTGGCCGCGATAATCAAGAAGAGATTTTAACTCGCTTTCCGCAGATTTTGCGGCGGGTTGGAGGCTACAATATTGATGCGCTCATTCCTGATGCGATGGCATTGCGCCCTGGCGGGCAGGCCGGAGACGGCCTGAATCTCGCGCATCTTCTGGTGGGGTCAGAAGGCACGCTGGCCTATTCAACCGCGATCGAATTGAAACTATCGCCGCTGCCTGCGAAAAAAATCATGGGTATCTGTCATTTTCCCACCTTTTATAAGGCGATGGACGCTGCTCAGCATTTGGTCACCCTGGATCCGGTCGCCGTGGAACTGATTGACGACACCATGCTGGAGCTGGCCCGTTCAATTCCGATTTTTAAACCCATTGTCGAAGAAGCCGTAAGAGGCGCACCTGCTGCTTTGCTGGTTGTTGAATTTGCCGAAGAAGACGAGGCAGAAAATCTGCGTCGTCTGAAACGCCTGCATGAGATGATGTCTGACTTAGGGTTTGGCTGGGACAAGGCGGCAGACTGGACTGGCGGTGTGATTGATGCTATTGACCCTGGCCTTCAGGGGCGGGTTGCTGAGATGCGCAAGTCAGGCCTGAACATCATGATGAGCATGAAACAATCAGCCAAGCCGGTATCCTTTGTTGAGGATTGTGCGGTTGAGCTGAAACATCTCGCTGACTACACTGCGGGTTTGACTGAAATTTTCGAAAAGCATGGCACGCGGGGCACCTGGTATGCGCATGCGTCTGTGGGCTGTTTACATGTGCGTCCCGTGCTGGATATGAAAATGGGCGCTGATGTTGAAAAAATGCGCTCCATTGCTGAAGAGGCCTTTGCGTTGGTCCAGCATTATGGTGGCTCTCATTCAGGTGAACATGGCGACGGTATCGTCAGGTCAGAATTTAATGAGGTGATGTTTGGCCCAAAGATGGCGGCTCTGTTCCGTCAGGTAAAGGCGATGTTTGACCCTAATGGCTTGTTTAATCCGGGGAAAATCATTGATGCGCCAGACATGGATTCGCGTGACTTGTTTCGCTTCGCGCCTGGCTATTCTGTTGATGAATTTCCAACCCAGCTTGACTGGTCAGCATGGCCCGGGGCGGCAGGTGGTCTGCAAGGGGCAGTGGAAATGTGTAACAATAACGGGGCGTGCCGCAAGCTGGAAGGTGGTGTGATGTGTCCGTCTTTTCGCGCCACTGGTGATGAAAAGGACAGCACACGTGGCCGGGCCAATACCCTGCGTCTTGCTTTGTCAGGCCAATTGGGGCCAGAAGCGATGGCCAGCGATGAAATGGCCGAAACCATGAAATTATGTGTGTCCTGTAAAGGGTGCAAGCGCGAATGCCCGACCGGCGTGGATATGGCCCGCATGAAAATTGAAGTCACTGCGCTGCGTGCAGCAGATAAAGGATTGTCTCTTCATGACCGCTTGATTGCCTATTTGCCTGCTTACGCCCCGCTGGCGGCTCGTTGTTCTGGGCTGGTCAATCTGCTGCAGTCAGCCCGGCGACATATCCCCGTACTCTCATCTGTGTTGGAAAAACTGACAGGATTTACAGCACGGCGCGATTTGCCAAAATGGGCCCCGCATCCATTTCGTGATGCTGAGGCGGATAGCGCACCAGAGGGCGCAAAGCCGGTGATTCTGTTTGCCGATACTTTCAATCGTTATTTTGAACCTGAAAATCTGCGCGCTGCGTTACGTGTTCTGAATGCGGCGGGATATCAGGTGTTTATCCCTGCGTCAGATAACAGTATCCCGTTATGTTGCGGCCGAACCTATTTATCTGCTGGGCTCGTTGATAAAGCGCGGCAACGTGCAGAACATCTGGTGAATACGTATCTGCCTTTCGCAGAGCAGGGCATCCCGGTTGTGGGTCTGGAGCCGTCTTGTACCCTGGCTCTGCGTGATGAGGTACCAGCCCTGTTGGCCTCTGCTGCTGCCAGGACGGTTGCTGAACATGTGCTCACCTTTGAAGAGCTGCTGGCGCGCGACAAGCCAGAGCTGAAGCTGAGCAAATCAGGAGGGCAGGCCTTGTTGCATGGCCATTGTCATCAGAAAGCTTTTGATGTGGTTAAACCTGTTGAGACTGTTTTGTCCGAGCTGGCCGGATTTGAGGTTGAGCAGATAGAGACCAGCTGTTGCGGCATGGCCGGGGCCTTTGGGTATGGGGCTGATACTTTTGATATCTCTATGAAAATGGGCGCATCAAAGCTGTTCCCGAAAGTCGAGCAAGCGTCGGCGGACACGGTTGTGGTTGCAGATGGGACATCCTGCCGGTGTCAGATTGCTGATGGCACAGGCCGCGATGCACGTCATGTTGCAGCCATTCTGGCAGACAGGCTCTAG
- a CDS encoding serine-pyruvate aminotransferase/archaeal aspartate aminotransferase (PFAM: Aminotransferase class-V), with amino-acid sequence MASSPYKAGKHFLQIPGPSNVPDRILRAMDYPTIDHRGPDFAKIGAACLAGMKTIFKTDSHVVIYPASGTGAWEAALVNLLAEGDLVLMVETGHFATLWHKMASNLGLETEFLSTDWRRGVDPQAVEDRLRADTAGKIKAVCVVHNETSTGSTSRIDEVRAAMNAAGHDALLMVDTISSLASIDYRHDEWSVDVTVSGSQKGLMLPPGLSFNALSERAIEESKTGGMRRSYWDWQDQIAANASGAFPFTPATNLLYGLKEAIDMLHEEGLDNVFARHDRHAEATRQAVQAWGLEVLCQEPKNYSSSLTAVLLPDGHDADQFRATVLDNFDMSLGNGLSKLAGKVFRIGHLGDFNDLMMLGTLSGVEMGLGLAGIPHQNGGVAKAMSCLSATS; translated from the coding sequence ATGGCAAGTTCCCCATATAAAGCTGGTAAACATTTTCTGCAGATTCCAGGGCCAAGTAACGTGCCTGATCGCATTTTGCGGGCGATGGATTATCCGACTATTGACCATCGGGGACCAGATTTTGCCAAGATCGGCGCTGCCTGTCTGGCCGGAATGAAAACCATTTTCAAAACCGACAGCCATGTCGTGATCTATCCGGCTTCAGGCACAGGGGCATGGGAAGCGGCGTTGGTCAATCTGCTGGCTGAGGGGGATTTGGTGCTGATGGTGGAAACCGGGCATTTCGCGACCCTATGGCACAAAATGGCCAGCAATCTGGGCCTGGAAACTGAATTTTTGTCAACAGACTGGCGCCGCGGTGTTGACCCGCAAGCTGTTGAAGACCGGCTGCGCGCAGACACTGCCGGCAAAATCAAAGCTGTTTGTGTTGTGCATAATGAAACCTCAACAGGCTCAACCTCACGTATTGATGAGGTTCGCGCAGCTATGAATGCTGCTGGTCATGACGCATTATTGATGGTGGACACTATTTCCTCGCTGGCCTCTATCGACTATCGTCATGATGAATGGAGTGTGGATGTAACTGTATCTGGCTCGCAAAAAGGGTTGATGCTGCCGCCGGGGCTGTCGTTCAACGCCTTATCAGAACGCGCAATTGAAGAATCAAAGACAGGTGGCATGCGCCGGTCTTATTGGGATTGGCAGGATCAGATTGCCGCCAATGCATCCGGGGCCTTTCCGTTTACACCTGCGACAAACCTGCTTTATGGGCTGAAAGAAGCTATTGATATGCTGCATGAAGAGGGCCTTGACAATGTTTTTGCCCGTCATGACCGGCATGCAGAAGCCACACGTCAGGCCGTTCAAGCCTGGGGCTTAGAGGTATTGTGCCAAGAGCCGAAAAATTACTCCAGCTCATTGACAGCTGTTCTGTTACCAGACGGACATGATGCTGATCAGTTCCGCGCCACGGTACTTGATAATTTTGACATGTCCCTGGGTAATGGCCTGTCAAAACTGGCCGGAAAAGTATTCCGCATCGGCCATCTGGGTGATTTCAATGACCTGATGATGCTGGGCACATTAAGTGGCGTTGAAATGGGACTGGGGCTGGCAGGTATTCCGCATCAGAATGGCGGGGTCGCCAAAGCCATGAGCTGTCTGTCTGCCACCAGTTAA
- a CDS encoding transcriptional regulator (PFAM: Bacterial regulatory proteins, gntR family; FCD domain) — protein sequence MVRNPSLSKLLADGHIPVKTRKSLGEETADTLRELILLEKLAPGTSIPERDLAELLGISRTPMREAMRLLETEGLIEYTATRRPYVANPTFEDICQYLAVIGSLEALGGELACAVATDAQLDHISKLNENMQNTSDTEAALSFFELDMQFHRSIVEASANLPLIETHKQYNRRLFRARFVSSRMRLKRTQTLAQHQRITDALLARKAEETAWELRGHLHSAVENIKLAFEADQPNSE from the coding sequence ATGGTCCGCAACCCTTCATTAAGCAAATTGCTGGCTGACGGGCATATTCCGGTGAAGACACGCAAATCACTGGGAGAAGAGACCGCAGATACGTTGCGTGAATTGATTTTGCTGGAAAAGCTGGCCCCTGGCACATCTATTCCTGAGCGCGACCTGGCAGAATTGCTGGGAATCAGCCGGACACCAATGCGAGAGGCGATGCGCCTGTTAGAAACAGAAGGGCTCATTGAATATACTGCGACACGCCGTCCATATGTGGCCAACCCGACTTTTGAGGATATCTGCCAGTATCTGGCCGTCATCGGCTCGCTAGAGGCCTTAGGCGGAGAACTGGCTTGCGCAGTCGCCACCGATGCGCAGTTAGATCATATCAGTAAGCTGAATGAAAACATGCAGAACACATCTGATACAGAGGCCGCGCTCAGTTTTTTCGAACTTGATATGCAATTTCACCGCAGCATCGTTGAGGCCAGCGCAAATCTTCCGCTGATTGAAACCCATAAACAATATAACCGGCGGCTGTTCCGTGCCCGTTTCGTATCATCACGTATGCGCCTGAAACGCACACAAACACTGGCCCAGCATCAACGCATAACAGATGCACTTTTGGCCAGAAAGGCTGAGGAAACAGCCTGGGAATTACGCGGCCATCTGCACAGCGCAGTAGAGAACATAAAGCTGGCCTTTGAGGCCGACCAACCGAACAGTGAATAA
- a CDS encoding dihydrodipicolinate synthase/N-acetylneuraminate lyase (PFAM: Dihydrodipicolinate synthetase family), with amino-acid sequence MSKTVYQGIWPVAPTPFTADGAVDYDGMKRVLDCMIDQGVDGICILANFSEQFLISDEEREQLTRVCLEHAGSRIPIIVTISHFATDIVVARAQLAKQLGAEAVMMMAPYHGALLKGTAQQTYEQLARVGEVGIPIMIQDAPLSGVELPVELLIKVASDIDMVKMFKIECAGAAAKLRTLVEEGGAAIEAPFDGEEAITLLADLDAGARGSMTSALIPDLIRPIIFAHLEGRRDEAVHSYSALLPVINHENRQCGFRATKEAMVEGGVIASAFCRHPIAPLHPQTKAGLLELMAPHDPLVLRWGK; translated from the coding sequence ATGAGCAAGACAGTCTATCAGGGTATATGGCCTGTAGCCCCTACTCCGTTCACAGCAGATGGTGCAGTTGATTATGATGGTATGAAGCGTGTTCTGGATTGTATGATCGATCAAGGCGTGGATGGCATCTGCATTCTGGCGAATTTTTCAGAACAATTTCTGATTTCTGATGAGGAACGCGAACAGCTGACCAGGGTTTGTCTTGAGCATGCAGGCAGCCGCATTCCGATAATTGTCACCATCAGCCATTTTGCAACTGATATAGTGGTTGCCCGGGCCCAATTGGCCAAACAGCTAGGCGCAGAAGCGGTGATGATGATGGCCCCCTATCATGGCGCGCTGCTGAAGGGCACAGCTCAGCAGACTTATGAGCAGCTAGCCCGTGTGGGTGAAGTGGGCATCCCCATTATGATTCAGGACGCCCCTCTATCTGGTGTTGAGCTACCTGTCGAGTTGTTGATCAAAGTTGCCAGCGATATTGACATGGTCAAAATGTTCAAGATTGAATGCGCAGGAGCAGCAGCAAAATTACGCACCCTTGTTGAAGAAGGCGGGGCTGCCATTGAGGCCCCATTTGATGGGGAAGAAGCCATTACCCTGCTGGCGGATCTTGATGCTGGGGCGCGTGGGTCAATGACATCTGCTTTAATCCCTGACTTGATCCGGCCAATCATTTTTGCCCATTTAGAGGGCCGCCGGGACGAGGCTGTGCACAGTTACAGTGCCTTGCTGCCTGTGATAAACCACGAAAACAGACAATGCGGGTTCCGAGCAACAAAAGAAGCGATGGTTGAGGGAGGTGTGATTGCTTCAGCCTTCTGCCGTCACCCGATTGCGCCGCTTCACCCGCAAACCAAGGCGGGATTGCTGGAGCTGATGGCCCCACATGATCCGCTCGTCTTGCGCTGGGGGAAGTAG
- a CDS encoding 4-hydroxythreonine-4-phosphate dehydrogenase (PFAM: Pyridoxal phosphate biosynthetic protein PdxA~TIGRFAM: 4-hydroxythreonine-4-phosphate dehydrogenase) has translation MKPKIGIIPGDPGGIGPELIAKLLSKPDTAEKADILLIGDGHLFSQGMQQADAHYDMRSCQPLDGDWTAGDDYAHFDRQTITEDEVSIADVTLENGKSALANLNCALELARDGIIDAITFGPFNKAALIEAGLGHEDELHYMAEFLGVETYISELNTLEGLWTSRVSSHIALKEVPEYITDHRISEAVHLIDKTLRRSGMNRPRLSVAALNPHAGDNGNFGREEIDVISPAVQKLQSEQVNVDGPWPSDTVFLRAKAGEVDGIITMYHDQGQIALKLMGFDRGVTVQGGIPFPVTTPAHGTAFDIAGSGKADVKAMTAAFDIACNMVSNWQ, from the coding sequence ATGAAGCCTAAGATTGGCATTATTCCAGGTGATCCGGGCGGCATTGGCCCTGAATTGATTGCAAAGCTGTTGAGCAAGCCAGACACTGCAGAGAAAGCGGATATTCTGCTGATTGGTGATGGCCATCTGTTCAGTCAGGGCATGCAGCAAGCAGATGCCCATTATGATATGCGTTCCTGTCAGCCCCTTGACGGGGACTGGACCGCCGGAGACGACTATGCCCATTTTGACCGTCAGACTATCACCGAAGATGAGGTTAGTATTGCGGACGTAACCCTTGAAAACGGCAAATCTGCCCTAGCCAATTTAAATTGTGCGCTTGAGCTGGCCAGAGATGGCATTATCGATGCCATCACTTTTGGCCCCTTTAACAAAGCAGCACTGATTGAAGCTGGCTTAGGTCACGAAGATGAGCTGCATTATATGGCAGAATTTCTGGGTGTTGAGACCTATATCTCAGAGCTCAACACGTTAGAAGGATTATGGACAAGCCGTGTGTCCAGCCACATCGCGCTGAAGGAAGTGCCGGAATATATCACAGATCATCGTATTTCAGAGGCTGTGCATCTGATTGATAAAACGTTGCGCCGTTCAGGCATGAATCGGCCACGCCTGTCTGTTGCTGCCTTGAACCCACATGCAGGCGATAACGGGAATTTTGGCCGTGAGGAAATTGATGTGATTTCGCCAGCAGTCCAAAAACTGCAGTCTGAACAGGTGAATGTAGATGGGCCCTGGCCATCTGACACAGTCTTTTTGAGAGCAAAGGCAGGCGAGGTTGATGGCATCATCACCATGTATCATGACCAGGGCCAGATCGCGCTGAAGCTGATGGGCTTTGACCGGGGCGTCACGGTTCAGGGCGGCATTCCGTTTCCGGTAACAACACCAGCGCATGGAACAGCCTTTGATATCGCCGGTTCCGGTAAAGCAGATGTCAAAGCGATGACTGCTGCCTTTGATATTGCCTGTAACATGGTCAGCAACTGGCAGTAA